In the Nicotiana tabacum cultivar K326 chromosome 16, ASM71507v2, whole genome shotgun sequence genome, one interval contains:
- the LOC107820228 gene encoding uncharacterized protein LOC107820228 — protein sequence MWESFNPKKNGELIGLDMIFIDEKENLMHATINKKLYNKFKDKLTEGSLSVIKKFKVVENSGRYRPVESNFKINFLLKTVVKSLKEDVSIPINGFQFITPDMIDSRVNNNTVLSDVVGYLCGVGDMEIVGSRWKKRDIQIVTNHSVKAKITLWEEFGEKFDPYLYKNDSGPYIVIVTATTVKEFRGEVSFATSYASKIFVNLNVDYITSLIQKFATVSAGVQTIERSNVNSISIEEEMFFNRMNIKKLLDCDWSPELEEYIVTMRGEITKIDNHFGWYYIS from the exons ATGTGGGAATCTTTTAATCCCAAGAAAAATGGAGAGTTAATTGGCTTGGATATGATCTTTATTGACGAAAAG GAAAATTTGATGCATGCTACAATCAACAAGAAACTATATAACAAGTTTAAGGATAAGTTGACTGAAGGTTCTTTGTCTGTTATCAAGAAATTCAAAGTTGTTGAAAATAGTGGTAGATATAGGCCTGTTGAaagtaattttaaaattaatttcttaCTTAAAACTGTTGTCAAGAGTCTAAAAGAAGATGTTAGTATTCCTATAAATGGATTTCAGTTTATCACACCAGATATGATCGACTCAAGGGTGAACAATAACACTGTGTTATCag ATGTGGTGGGCTATTTGTGCGGAGTTGGAGACATGGAGATTGTTGGCTCGAGGTGGAAAAAAAGGGACATTCAAATTGTTACTAATCA TTCTGTCAAAGCAAAAATTACTTTATGGGAAGAATTTGGTGAGAAATTCGATCCTTATTTGTACAAGAATGATTCTGGCCCGTATATCGTGATAGTAACCGCTACAACAGTTAAAGAATTCCGTG GTGAGGTTAGCTTCGCCACCAGCTACGCAAGCAAAATATTTGTAAATCTCAATGTAGACTACATAACTTCTTTGATCCAAAAGTTTGCAACCGTCTCTGCTGGAGTACAAACTATTGAACGTTCTAATGTTAATAGCATTTCGATTGAGGAAGAAATGTTTTTTAACAGGATGAACATCAAGAAGTTGTTGGATTGCGACTGGAGTCCTGAATTAGAG GAATACATTGTTACCATGAGGGGAGAGATTACAAAAATAGACAACCATTTTGGTTGGTACTATATTTCATGA